Genomic segment of Dehalococcoidia bacterium:
GGAGGACGCCATGGACAACCACGACAGCAACGAGCACATCATCCAGCAAGAGGCCCGCTGGGGGCGCGAGAAGAAGGTCGCCAACCTGCCTCCGACGCGCACGGAGATGGGCCGGGACGTCAAGCCCGTCTACACGCCCGCCGATGTCAAAGGCCTGGACTATCTGCGCGACCTTGGCTTCCCCGGCGAGTACCCGTTCACCCGAGGCGTCTATCCGGGCATGTACCGTGTGACGCCGTGGCAACTGCGCCTCTACTCCGGCTTCGGGACGGCGGAGGAC
This window contains:
- a CDS encoding methylmalonyl-CoA mutase family protein, which gives rise to MDNHDSNEHIIQQEARWGREKKVANLPPTRTEMGRDVKPVYTPADVKGLDYLRDLGFPGEYPFTRGVYPGMYRVTPWQLRLYSGFGTAEDTNTRWKFLLASGNNGVAVALDMPTQLGLDADHEMAEDEVGKLGAA